The Thermotoga sp. genome includes the window GTAAATGCAGATATAAATGCCGCAATCAACATTGCCAGAAAGGCTTTTGGGGATGAACACTGGAAAAGTAACCCTGAGTGTCAGAAAGGCATAGGGGCTAGTGGCCGTCTGACCCGGCCTCTGAGGATAAGGGTCGTATGACCAAGCTCCTCAGGAACTTCCTGGGCTTTAGCCCGGAGAGGAGGTCAGAAAGATAGTCCTTGATTTTACTACAGGAACCAGAGATGCTGTCAGACTTTTGAGGAGAAAAGCTCCAGATCTGGAAATCACAGGACCAGACTCTTTGGAAGACTCGTGATTCTTGAACTCCTTCCCCCCAGTATCGATGAACTCATCGAGAAACTCTACTTCCTCTACCTGAAAATCCTCGTTCCTTTCCTGGGAGCCATTCTCAGTGGAGATGATGAAAGAGGGGGTGTTTCGAGTCTCTTTTTTTCTGTGGCGGGGATCTTCTCCTGTGATCGAACCTGATGAGAACTCTGGAAACACATCCGAGAACTGATAGAATTTCTTCTAGAATTAATTCATCTCAGAAACGAATTTAACACAGAGGGGGTATGGATATGAAGATCTCCATCATCGGAGCGGGGAGTGTAAGATTCGCACTTCAACTTGTTGGAGACATCGCCCAGACAGAAGAACTCTCTAAAGAGGGCACACATATCTATTTGATGGATGTTCATGAAGGAAGACTCAACGCTTCTTACATTCTGGCAAAAAAGTACGTGGAAGAGTTGAACTCTCCCATTAGGATAGTGAAGACAGAAAATCTCGATGAAGCGATAGAAGGTGCAGACTTCATCATAAACACCGCCTACCCCTACGATCCAAGGTATCACGACAGCGGTTCTCAAAGATGGGACGAGGTCACAAAAGTGGGAGAAAAACATGGCTACTACAGGGGAATAGACAGTCAGGAGTTGAACATGGTCTCCACTTACACCTACGTTCTTTCGTCTTATCCCGACTTAAAACTCGCTCTTGAGATCGCAGAGAAGATGAAAAAGATGGCACCGAAGGCGTATCTGATGCAGACCGCCAACCCTGTTTTTGAGATCACCCAGGCAGTGAGAAGATTGACAGGTGCGAACATCGTGGGATTCTGCCATGGAGTCGCCGGGGTCTACGAAGTTTTTGAAAGACTCGGACTCGATCCGAAGGAAGCGGATTGGCAGGTGGCAGGAGTGAATCATGGAATCTGGCTGAACAGGTTCAGGTACAGGGGGAAGGATGCGTACCCACTCCTCGACGAGTGGATAGAGAAAGAGCTTTCGAAGTGGAGGCCGAAGAATCCCTGGGACATACAGATGTCTCCCGCTGCGATGGATATGTACAGGTTCTATGGAATGCTCCCGATAGGAGACACGGTGAGGAACGGTACCTGGAAGTACCACTACAACCTTGAGACCAAGAAGAAATGGTTTGGAAAGTTTGGTGGAATAGATAACGAGGTGGAAAGACCAAAGTTCCACGAACAACTCAGGAAAGCAAGGGAACGTCTTATAAGACTCGCAGAAGAAGTTCGGAAAAACCCGGCTGTGAAGCTTTCAGAGGAATTTCCAGAGATCTTCAGGAAAGGAGAAATGAGTGGAGAGCAGCACGTTCCTTTCATAAACGCGATAGCGAACAACAAACGTGTGAGACTCTTTTTAAACGTGGAAAACCAAGGAACGTTCAAGGATTTCCCTGACGATCTGGTGATGGAACTACCGGTCTGGGTGGACAGTAAGGGGATACACAGGGAGAAGGTGGAACCTGACCTCACACACAGGATCAAGATCTTCTATCTGTGGCCGAGGATCCTGAGAATGGAGTGGAACCTGGAGGCGTTCGTGTCAAAAGACAGGAAGGTGCTCGAGGAGATCCTCATCAGAGACCCAAGAACAAGATCCTACGAACAGGTTGTGAAAGTGCTGGATGAGATCTTGAACCTTCCTTTCAACGAAGAGATAAGAAGGTACTACGAAAGATTCTAAAGCATAAGAAACCTTCCCTTAACGATTGTTATAGACCAATATGTTCTAATTGAAGCGATCAGCTCACTGGGGGTTACACAATGGAAAAGATCGCTTTGTTGGTTGCTTTGTTTGTGATATCCGTTCACGCCCTTTCCAGCGTGAGGGGGTACATTAGAAAATCTCACAAGTTCCTTCTGTATTCAGTCTACCTCCTATCGGGGCTGGGAATAGCCCTGGAGAGTTACTGGCTTTTGGTCATATCAGTGTTTTTCACACTTTTTACGATGGGAAGATTCCTAAGCTTTCTGAAGAAAACGGCAACTAGGGATTTTCTCACAGGTGCTTTCACCAGACACTTTCTCTACAAGGAGTGGTTACCAAAGATGCGAAAAGCAGGGCCCAGTGATCAGGCGATCACACTGGTGATGGTGGACATAGATGGGTTCAAGAAATTCAACGATACCTACGGCCACCTCGCAGGAGACGAAAGGCTCAAAGAGGTGGCGAGCGTCTTGAGATCGTCTGTGAGGAAAAACGATATCGTCGTGAGATACGGGGGAGACGAGTTTTTACTGATCTTGAACACAGATGAAGAGGATGCGAAGAAGGTGATGAAAAGAATCGAAGAAAAACTGCGAAAAAGAGATATTACCATATCTTATGGTCTCAAAAGATGGATCCCCAGCGAGGTTCTGGAGAGTGCTCTGAAACTGGCAGACAGTAGAATGTACGGGATGAAGCAATCGAAAAAAATTCGAAATAAGTGAAGCCCCCAAAAAGGGGGCTTTTTCTTTGGCTGGGGCGGGTGGATTCGAACCACCGATCGCGGATCCAAAGTCCGCCGCCTTACCGCTTGGCTACGCCCCAACCTTTTCCGTGCTATAATTTTACCACCGTGTGTGAACCTTTTCAAGGAGGGGGGCTGGTGTGCGCAAAGTCGTTCTTCGCTCCAGATTGGACAACAGGGAGATCATCCTTGAAGAAGGGGAGAATCTCTTTCGATTGGCCGAGGAATATCAGAAGTATTTCAAGTACAAGATACTGGCGGCGAAAGTGAACAACCGCATAGTGGAGCTCTTCAGAACACTGGACAGAGGTGGAGAGCTCGATTTCATAGATCTCACCGACCAGGACGGGCTCAGGATATACCAGAGGGGGCTCGTCTTTCTAGCAAGTCTTGCTGCAAGAAAACTGAATCCAGACTGGAGGCTTCAGGTGCTTCACTCTCTTGGGAAAGGTATCTACTGCGAGATCTATGAAAAAGGCAGACTGATCGTTCCCGACCATCAGCAGGTCCTCTCCATTAAAGAGAAGATGAAAGAACTCGTGGAGAAGGACCTTCCCATAGAAAAGAGAACGTTCTACAAGGATGAGGCCAGAGAGATACTTTCAAAGGAAGGCCTCGCAAAAACCGTGAAACTCTTCAGGTACAGAAAGAAGAGAACCGTGAAACTCTACCACTGCGATGGATTCTGGGCTTATTTCTACGGATACCTTCCACCCAGCACCGGCAGAATAGACATCTTCGACGTTCAATCCTACAACCAAGGAATCGTGCTCGTTCACCCGGATCCGAAAACTGGAAAGCTTCCAACAATACACATGCCAAAACTCTCCCGTGTGTTTCTCGAATATGCACGCTGGCTCAGTGTTCTGGAGATCGAGTACGTATCAGATCTCAACGACATCATCGCTCATGGTGAGAGAAGGGTGGCTGAACTCATGCTTCTTTCCGAGGCACTTCACGAGAAGAAGATATCGGACATAGCAGACGAGATAACGAAGGACAAAAGAAAGCGGCTTGTCCTGATAGCAGGTCCGTCGTCGTCGGGAAAGACCACCTTTGCCAAAAGGCTCTCTCTCCAGTTGAGGGTAAATGGATTGAAGCCGGTTGCCATCTCCCTCGACGATTACTTCGTGGACAGGGAGAAAACACCTCGCGATGAGAACGGAAACTATGATTTCGACTCGATCGAAGCCCTTGACATAGACCTCTTCAACAGGCATCTCCAGGATCTTCTTGCGGGGAAAGAAGTAGAACTTCCCAGGTTCAACTTCAAGATCGGAAAGAGAATGAGAGGTCCTACCCTCAAACTCGAAAAGGACAACATCATAATCGTTGAAGGGATACACGGCCTGAACGAGCGACTGACGGCTTCCATACCAAAGGAGCAGAAGTTTAAAATATACGTGAGTGCCCTGACACAGCTGAACATAGATGATCACAACAGAGTCACAACAACGGACACGCGCCTTATCAGAAGGATCGTAAGGGACTACAAATTCCGGGGACACACCGCACACGATACGTTGAAGATGTGGCCAAACGTTAGAAAAGGAGAAGAAAGAAACATCTTCCCCTATCAGGAAGAGGCAGATATCATGTTCAACTCTGCTCTGGTGTACGAGATACCCGTGCTCAGGATATTCGCTGAACCTTTGCTCGTTCAGGTTCCAGAAGACGCACCGGAATACTCAGAAGCACTGAGACTTCTGAAACTTCTGGATTTCTTCTTGCCGATCACGAACGTAGAAGACATTCCGGACAAATCGATCTTGAGGGAGTTCATAGGAAGGAGCATCTTCAAATACTGAAATGAGAGTGCTTTCGTTGATTCTGATTTTTTCTTTCACCGCTTCTCTGGCGAGTACCTTGACGCTGGATGCAACTTCGCTGAATTTCGACGAGTTTTTGCAGGTTCTGGTGGAACACTCGAATATCTTCGAAACCACCCCACCGTCCACAGGAACGGTGGGAAGTCTCAGGTATCTGGAGTACAATGGCCACGTTCTTGCCAACGTGGAAGATCTCTACATCCTCGACAACAACAAATTACCGAGCTCAGGCGTTCCTGCAGAGACTCTGAAACTGTTTGGCGTAGACTACGTACAGACCGATGGAAAGATCAGAATAATAACATGCTGCGTGAACTCCATAGAGGAAATCGGTAGGACGATCGTTGTGAACTACGAAGGTGAAAGGTGCTTCAACGTAGAGGAAGATGGCGAAATGAAGATAGTGGCAGAAGACTGGCTCAACTTCAGAGGAGAACCTGTTGCACCCGGTGATGTGCTCTTTGAGAAAAAGGAAGTTGAGGTTGAAAAAACTGCTGAAAGTAATGGCCAATTCAGAATTTTGCTGAAGCTCAGAACAGCAGGTGGATACGTGGTGGAGCCCCTGGGAGAGCGAGTCGATCCCTTCGAAAAAGGTACGGTCTTCCTGGTAGGTTACGGTGACGGAAGGGTGATCGTGAGGAGCTTTTCCAAAGACCTGAACGGACTCGATCTTCCAGCCTACTCGAACTCCTTGAAGATAGCAAAGCAAATAGCAAACGAGATGGGTTACAGGATTGAAGAGTGTCCTATATACGATATTCCCGTTGGAGTCACCGGGGTCGTGGTTCTTCTGAGGCAAAAGGAAGACATGCCAGAATTTCTGAATGTCATTGAGAGGTTGATGAAAAAATGAAAAGATATGCTTTTTTTGCGACTTTTTTGATAGCAGTTGTAGCCTTTTCAACAGAGCTGAAGATATGCTACCTGAACGAAGAACTTCTACCCGTTGTCAAGGTGATAGAAGCAAAGGAAAATCCTGTCCTTGAAATCTTCGAAGCGCTTTCATCGCCCCCTTCGGGATTGAAAAGCTTTGTTCCTCAGGACGTGCTGAGAGCTTACTTCTTCGTCGGAGATTATCTGATCCTAGACCTCTACGGAAAAAAATTGAAGGGAATGGACTTTGAAGCGGAGAGATATTTTCTCCACCAGGTGCTCTACACGATCTTTTTGAACGTGAAGGGCGTGAACAACGTGTACATCCTCGTGGACGGTCAGAAACGAAACGTTCTGGTGGAGCACGTGGACATCAGATTCAGCTTTCCGAGAGAGGTGTGGGAGAAGTGGCCGATACATTGAAACCGGGAGATAGGATCCTCCTTTCCTTTGAAGACGAAAGCGAATTCCTGGTCGATCTGGAGAAGGACAAAAAGCTACATACACACCTTGGTGTGATTGACCTCAACGAAATTCTCGAGAAAAGAGCAGGAGATCTCATAAGAACGTCGGCTGGAAAAAAAGGCTACATCTTGAAACCCAGGTTGATCGATGAGATCATGAACATGAAGCGAAGAACCCAGATCGTCTATCCAAAAGATTCATCTTTCATCGTTATGATGCTGGACGTTAAAGAAGGTGATAGAGTCATCGACACAGGTGTCGGAAGCGGTGCAATGTGCGCCGTTCTTGCAAGGGCTGTGGGGAGCTACGGAAGAGTTTTTGCCTATGAAAGGCGGGAAGAGTTCGCAAAACTCGCCGAAAGAAATCTTTCTAACTGGGGGTTGGTCGAAAGAGTTACAATAAAGGTAAGGGACATATCCGAAGGATTCGACGAGAAAGACGTGGACGCACTGTTCCTGGACGTGCCAGATCCCTGGAACTACGTGGATCGATGCTGGGATGCCCTGAAAGGTGGTGGGAGATTCGCAACTGTGTGCCCCACCACAAATCAGGTTCAGGAAACTTTGAAGAGGCTCTACGAACTTCCCTTCGTGAAAGTAGAGGTATGGGAAAGCCTCTTCAGATCTTACAAGCCTGTTCCAGAAAGGTTGAGACCTGTGGACCGAATGGTCGCACACACAGCTTACATGATATTTGCCACCAAGGTTTGTAGAAAGGAGGAAATATGATGAAGCTTAATCAACTTTCCAGGTTCATCATCATCAGTGCTCTGGCGTTGATTCTCACGCTTCTCCTCGGTGGATCTACTAAAACAGACCTCACCATAGAGAAAGTCAACAAGGCGCTGGAACCATTTTTCGATTCTCTTTCCTACATTCTGAACTACTACTACGAGGCAGACAAGCTGGACATCAGCAAGCTTATAGATCATGCTATAGACGGCCTTGTGAAGGGAACAGGAGATGATTTCTCCTACTATCAGGATCCGGAAACCTACCGGGAAAACCAGATAGAGATGAAGGGAGAATACGGTGGCCTGGGAATAGAGGTGACCTACGACACAGAGCACGGTGCCATAAAGGTGGTGTCTCCCATGTACGGAACACCGGCCTGGCGAGCCGGGTTGAAGGCAGGAGATCTCATCATAACAATAGACGGAACACCGGTGTCCAAGATGACGTACATGGAAGCAGTGAATCATTTGAGAGGAAAGCCGGGGACATCTGTGACGATAGAGGTTTTGAGGGATGGAGAAAAGCTCACCTTCACCATTGTCAGGGAGAAGATAGAGATAAAGATGGTGCTCTATTCGTTCATAGAAACGGAGAAGGGAAGAATTGGATATGTGAGAATAACCCGATTCGGTGAGAAGGCAGACTCGGACATGAAGAACGCCCTAGACAAGATCTTCGAAAAAGGTGTAAAAGGTCTGATCGTCGACGTGAGGGATAACCCGGGAGGGTATCTCGATGTTGCGTTGAAGATCGTCAGTATGTTCGTTGACAAGGGTGTGATTCTGAAAGTGAGAAACGGCTTTGGAGAAGAAGACGTTTACGAGTCTTACGGAAACAATTATCCGAACGTGCCGATAGTGGTTCTGGCGAACGAAGGCTCGGCCTCGGCATCTGAGATCTTAACAGGTGCTCTGAAGGACCTTGGTATCGCTACCGTAGTTGGGAGAAAGACTTTCGGCAAAGGTTCAGTCCAGACAGGATTTCCTCTGAGCAACGGCGGAATGCTCTTTTTGACCACGGCACACTATCTTACACCTTCGGGAAAGGACATACACAAAATAGGTATAGAACCAGATGTTGTGGTTGAGGAAAAGGTGGAAGAAGAGCTCCACGCAGAGACAAGAGAACAGATAGAGATAGATCCAGAAAAGGATCCGTTCATAAAGAAAGGCCTGAAAGTTCTACTCGGGAAAATAAAATGACGAGAAATGGTTTTCTTCTGATCCTGCTGGTGGCATCTCTGATTTTATTTTTGACGGATCTGTCCTTTAAAACCGAAAGGAAGGAGTTCACAAGACTTCCTTCTTTTGGTGTTGGTGTGAGCCTCCCCTGGGAATCTACCACTGAGCAGATTAAAAGCGAGTTGAACACATCCATTCTGGTGAACGAGGTTCTGAAAGAAGTAGAGGTTGTTGATTACCACCCAGAATGGAAATCGTTCGTCTTCAAGGACAGAGAGAATTTTGAGAGAGCGATGAAGGTGGTAAAGAGAGAAACAGGAAAGAGTGTATCCGTCGAAAAGACAGAAGAAAACGTTGAGTACTTTTTCGCGGAGGGTATGTACTTCATTTTGAAGGTGAAGTGATGCGTGTGAAGTTGGACGACTCTATGAAAAAGTTCTCCTTTATGGTACCGATCACGGTGTTTTCTGTGAATATTTTTGGCTTTTGGAACGAAATCATGGTGGTGTACAACTCTTTGAGGTTTTCTCTGAAGGTGGCAGAACTTTTCCTCTGCTTCATTCTTTATTCCCTGATAGTGTCGGGTGTCTACAAGATGATGACTGGCAGATCTCCTAGCGAGATGATGGTGTCGTTTTCTACCTACATCTTTCTACCCTTTCTTTCCATGTTTCTGGATCCAAGAAAAGCCGTTTTAATCCTGTTTTTTGCTTCTATTCTTTTCTTCTACAGAATGGATAAAAAGTTGATCTTCGCTGCTTTGATTAGGATCCCCGCTCTTTCCTTTTTCATCTGGAAGATCTCCTCGTGGATGAGGTGAATGGAGCATGAATATCGGTATGTTCAGCGACACTTACGCACCCCAGGTGAACGGAGTGGCGACGTCCATAAGACTTTACAAAAAGAAATTGATGGACCGAGGGCACAGAGTGTTCGTGGTGGCACCCTCTGCACCAAAGGACGAAAAGGACGTCCTCGTGGTAAAGAGTATCCCCTTTCCTCCAGAAAGACAGCACAGAATCTCCATTGCCTCGACCAGAAAGATTCTGAATTTTGCAAGAAAGGAAAGAATTCAGGTGGTGCACAGCCATTCGCCTTTTTTCATGGGGTTCAAAGCGCTGAAGGTCCAGGAAGAGTTGAAACTCCCACACGTCCATACGTACCACACACTCCTCCCCGAGTACAGACACTACATTCCCAAACCTTTCACTCCTCCAAAAAGAATGGTTGAACACTTCAGCGCGTGGTTCTGTAACTTGGTGAACGTGGTGATCGCGCCGACTGAGGATATAAAAGCAGAACTGGAAAGTTATGGGGTAAAGAGGCCCATCAAGGTCCTTCCAACGGGAATAGAGGTCGAAAAGTTCGAATCGGCAGAGGTGGGAGATCTCAGAAAGAAGCTGGGGCTGGAAAGAAAGAAGGTGGTGCTGTACGTTGGAAGGATAGCAAAAGAAAAGAACGTGGATTTCCTTTTGAGAATCTTCGAGAGATTGAATTCTCCAGACATGAGTTTTGTGATGGTGGGAGATGGACCCGAGAGAAAAGAAGTCGAAAAGATCGCCAGAGAAAAGAACTTGAACCTCATCGTGACCGGTTACGTTGACCACGAGGAGATACCGAGGTATTACAAACTGGGAGACGTCTTCGTGTTTGCCTCGAAAACGGAAACACAGGGGCTGGTGCTTCTGGAGGCGCTGGCCGCCGGCCTTCCGGTTGTGGCACTGAAGTGGAAGGGGGTGAAAAACGTTCTCAAAGGCTGTGAGGGAGCGATTCTTCTGGATGAAGAGAGTGAAGAAAGCTTCACCAGAACTTTGAACGAAATCTTGATGAACCTTCGGCTCAGAAAAGAACTCTCCAGAAAAGGGCGAGAGTTCGTCAAAAGGGAGTGGTCCGTGGACCGCTTCGTTGGAAAGCTGGAGGAGATATACATGGAGGCGATAGAGGAAGGTCCTCTTGAGATAAACGCCTCCCTCATGATAAAGGAATTTGTGAAGTTCGAAAAGCTGAAAGCTTTCTTCTCCAAACTGGAGGAAAGGATCTGGAGGTGATCTGCTTGTTTCCGTTTCATCTGTTTCTCGGTCACGTGGTAGCCGATCACGGATTCACGAACAACGCGAAGATAAGAGAGTACACAGGGTGGAAACTGATAGGCCACATGATCTGGTCTGTGTTTGCCATCCTGGCTTTCACCTTCGATGTTGTGCTTAAATCACCGAGGGGTACGATTGTTTTCTTTGTGGCAGTGGTGGTTCACCTGGTGGGAGATGTCCTCAGAACGTATCTGCACAGAAGAGGAAAAAAGCGAGCGATAGATTTACTGGAGCTTTCCCTTTTTGTCGTGTTTCTGATCCTGAATTTTTCCATCAAAGATCTTTTCGCGAACTCTTATTTGACTTCGGTATTCGTTTTTTATCTTCTTGGAATGAACGCTGTTTCCGTAGCTATAACCTATCTTTTCCGAAACTTCTTACCTGGTGATCCGAAGATATCCGACATAGAGGGTATCTCCGAGAGACTGGCTTTCTTCGTTTTCCTGCTTGCAGGAAGGGAGACTCTCGCCTTTCTTTCCCTCGTTCTAGGTTTTTTGTACAGACTCTGGAAGTTCAGAAGACCTGACGTGAGGTGGTGGTTGAGCCCCGCTTTGGGTGTGGTGATATCTGCGATCTGGAACTGGATGATGTACGGGAGGTTCATTTGATGACGTACGTTGTGGGTGACGTGCACGGCTGCTTTCTTGCTCTAAAAGATCTCATCGAGAGACTGCCTCTGGAAAAAGACGACGAACTCGTTTTCCTTGGAGACTACGTTGACAGAGGACCAAATTCGAAAGAAGTGGTGGAATTTTTGATGGAGCTTTCTAAACATTACAGATGCATCTTTCTGAGAGGAAACCACGAAGAGATGCTTCTGAACTGTGTGAAAAATCATTCTGGATGTGATCTTTGGTACTTCAACGGGGCAAGAAGCACCGTGGAAAGTTTCGGCGGTATCGATGAAATCAAAAAGTACCTGGATTTTTTCGAAAACACTATTTACTACTACGAAAAGGGAAACTTCGTCTTTGTCCACGGCGGTGTGAGGCCAGGAATTCCCCTCGAGGAGCAGGACCCCTTTGATCTTGTGTGGATAAGAGATGAGTTCATCTACAGTGAAAATCCTCTCCCGGGAAAAATAGTGGTGTTTGGACACACCCCCCTTGCAGAACCTTACCTCTCATCGGATAAAATAGGCATAGACACAGGATGCGTTTACGGTGGGAAACTCACGGTTTTCAGGGTGGAGGACAGAACATTCTTCCAGGTGGAATGTACAAGCAGGAGATGGTAGTGTGGTTGCGGTCTATCCTGGTTCTTTCGACCCCATAACACTCGGACATGTAGACATTATAAAGAGGGCACTGTCTATATTCGACGAGCTGGTGGTCCTCATCACCGAAAACCCAAGAAAGAAGTGCCTGTTCAGTTTGGAGGAAAGAAAAGAGCTGATAGAATCCGTTTTGAAGGATGTAGACAGGGTAAGAATAGATGTTCACAGGGGCTTGCTCGTGAATTATCTGAAGAAACATGGTATAAAAGTTCTGGTGAGGGGTCTCAGGGCGGTCACCGATTACGAGTACGAGCTTCAAATGGCCCTCGCCAACAAGAAGTTGTACAGCGAGCTGGAGACGGTTTTTCTGGCGGCAAGCGAGAAATTCTCCTTCATCTCATCGAGTCTCGTAAAAGAGGTGGCCATGTACGGGGGCGATGTGACGGAGTGGGTCCCTCCCGATGTGGCCAGGGCACTGTACGAAAAATTGAAGGAGGGAAGGCGATGAAGATAAAAGTGGTTCTTCCGGACGGAAGCGAAAGGGAGTATGAAAAGGGAACAACACCGATGAAAATCGCCCGGGAAATTGGGTTCAAAAAAGCAATAGGTGCCATTGTGGACGGAGAGCTTTGGGATCTCAAAAGATCTCTGGAGAAAGATTGCAGGATACGTTTCGTGACTCTCGATGATCCCGAAGCACCGGAATTCTACAGACACACAATGGCGCACGTTCTCGCACAGGCCGTGATGAGGATCTACGGAAAAGAGAACGTGAAACTGGGGATAGGTCCCACCATAGAAAATGGTTTTTACTACGACTTCGACATCAAGAACGGAAGACTCACAGAAGAAGATCTTCCAAAAATAGAAAAGGAGATGAAGAGGATAGTAAAAGAGAACCTTCCAGTAGAAAGAGAAGAGGTCAGCAAGGATGAAGCAAGAGAGATCTTCAAAGACCAGCCTTACAAGCTCGAGCTCATAGAGGAGATAGAGGGAGATACGGTGACAATTTACCGGCAGGGAGAATTCGTGGATCTGTGCAGGGGGCCGCATCTCCCTTCGACCGGTGCTGTGAAACACTTCAAGCTACTGTCGGTGTCTGGGGCGTACTGGAGAGGCAATGAAAGAAATCCCATGCTCACGAGGGTTTATGGCACCTCTTTCGCGAAGAAGGAAGATCTCGAAAATTATCTGAGGTTCCTCGAAGAAGCCCAGAAAAGGGATCACAGAAAGCTGGGTCCTCAGCTCGGACTCTTCATCCTGAACACCGATTACGCTCCGGGAATGCCGTTCTTCCTTCCCAAAGGTGTGACCGTTTTGAACGAATTGATGAGATTCTCGAGGAAACTTCATCGTGAAAGGGGATACCAGGAGATCTTCACACCTTTTATCATGAACGAGCAGCTCTGGAAAATCTCGGGACACTGGGATCACTACGCCGAGAATATGTACTTCATAGAAAAAGATGGGGAAAGGTACGCTGTGAAACCCATGAACTGTCCTGGTCACATTCTCGTGTACAAGAGCAGAGCAGTTTCTTACAGGGATCTTCCAC containing:
- a CDS encoding metallophosphoesterase family protein, with amino-acid sequence MTYVVGDVHGCFLALKDLIERLPLEKDDELVFLGDYVDRGPNSKEVVEFLMELSKHYRCIFLRGNHEEMLLNCVKNHSGCDLWYFNGARSTVESFGGIDEIKKYLDFFENTIYYYEKGNFVFVHGGVRPGIPLEEQDPFDLVWIRDEFIYSENPLPGKIVVFGHTPLAEPYLSSDKIGIDTGCVYGGKLTVFRVEDRTFFQVECTSRRW
- the coaD gene encoding pantetheine-phosphate adenylyltransferase, giving the protein MVAVYPGSFDPITLGHVDIIKRALSIFDELVVLITENPRKKCLFSLEERKELIESVLKDVDRVRIDVHRGLLVNYLKKHGIKVLVRGLRAVTDYEYELQMALANKKLYSELETVFLAASEKFSFISSSLVKEVAMYGGDVTEWVPPDVARALYEKLKEGRR
- the thrS gene encoding threonine--tRNA ligase, translated to MKIKVVLPDGSEREYEKGTTPMKIAREIGFKKAIGAIVDGELWDLKRSLEKDCRIRFVTLDDPEAPEFYRHTMAHVLAQAVMRIYGKENVKLGIGPTIENGFYYDFDIKNGRLTEEDLPKIEKEMKRIVKENLPVEREEVSKDEAREIFKDQPYKLELIEEIEGDTVTIYRQGEFVDLCRGPHLPSTGAVKHFKLLSVSGAYWRGNERNPMLTRVYGTSFAKKEDLENYLRFLEEAQKRDHRKLGPQLGLFILNTDYAPGMPFFLPKGVTVLNELMRFSRKLHRERGYQEIFTPFIMNEQLWKISGHWDHYAENMYFIEKDGERYAVKPMNCPGHILVYKSRAVSYRDLPLRFFEFGKVHRYERSGVLHGLMRVRAFTQDDAHIFCTPDQIEDEILGVLELIDIIYSQFGFTYRVELSTMPEDHMGDEEIWEKATNALKSALDRAGLSYKVNEGEGAFYGPKIDFHIRDSLGREWQCATIQLDFMMPEKFNVTYIGPDNKEHTAVMIHRAIYGSLERFFGILIEHFAGAFPTWIAPVQVAVIPISDKHSEGAKKVAASLSREGFRVFLDDRRETLGYRIRQAQLQKIPYMIVLGDRELESGKLSVRTRTGKEIKNVEMSYFIDALKREVNDRKLELTLEG